DNA from Kitasatospora viridis:
GTCGACGGCCGGGTCACCGCGCTCGACCGCGCCACGGGCCGGGTGCTCTGGCAGACCCCGCACCGGGTCGAGTTCCAGAGCGACCACGAGAGCGCCGTCTTCGCGGCCGGTGAGCACCTCGTGGTGCCCAACTCCCATGCCTACGGGACCGATGACGACATGATCTCGTTCGCCGTGCTGAGCACCGCGACCGGTGACCTGAGCTGGTCCCGGGAGCCCGAGCGGATCTCGGGCTTCTCGGCGCACGGCCGCACCCTGGTGTTCTGGCGCCTCGACCGGGAGGAGCGGGGGGCGATCACCGCGGTGGACCTCGCCACCGGCAGCCTGCGGTGGCGGCACGATCTCGACGCGCTCCGCGCGGTGCTGCCCACCGACGACCGGGTCATCGCCAGCACGGCCGGCGAGGGGAAGCGGGAGGTGCGGGCCTTCGGCCTGCCCGGCGGCGAGCAGCTGTGGCGGACCGAGGAGCACGGCTGGCCGGCATCGCTGCGGCTCTCGAGCCAGGACCCCTCGGCCGAGCCGGTGGTCGTGGCCTGGACCTGGCTCGGCAAGCAACTGCGGTGGTTCTCCCCCGTCACCGGCAGGAAGCTCGGCTCACTCGTGGTGCGCCCCAGGACCAGCTTCTACGGCAGCGACGACCCGCTGATGCGCGCCGACGGCAAGAGCCTGTGGCTCACGACCAACGACAAGCGCCGGATCGACCGCCTGCGCCCGTTCGCCGCCTGGCGGCGCACCCGAACCTTCACCCCACTGTCTCGCCGGCTGGCTTACAGCACTCCCGACCTCGCCGAGGCGGCCGGCTGGCTCTACGCGCTGGCCCGCCCGGACGACGAGCCCGAGGACACTCCCTGGGAGGAGCGGAACGGCACCCTGGTGGTGGCGGCCAGGGTGAACCGCCCGGGCCGTAACCGCCGGCTCACCCCCGTGCACTGGCCCGCGGCGATCCCGGACGGCGAACGGCACGTCATGTGGAAGGACCTGATAGCGGGGCGCAACCACCTCTACGTCCACGGGTGGCACCGCGACGGGACGCGCCGAACCATCGCGGTCCGCGGCGACCAGGTGCTCTGGCAGCGCGAGGGCAGATCGTCCTTGGCGGTACCGGTCGACGACCAGGTCCTGCTCGTCGAACGAGGCACCGAGCACGACCACCT
Protein-coding regions in this window:
- a CDS encoding PQQ-binding-like beta-propeller repeat protein, producing MIIRRTAELAGGSPVVADTVPMSVRHDAASGLWTLTAPRRTLGAPVVFADRVYLPVDGRVTALDRATGRVLWQTPHRVEFQSDHESAVFAAGEHLVVPNSHAYGTDDDMISFAVLSTATGDLSWSREPERISGFSAHGRTLVFWRLDREERGAITAVDLATGSLRWRHDLDALRAVLPTDDRVIASTAGEGKREVRAFGLPGGEQLWRTEEHGWPASLRLSSQDPSAEPVVVAWTWLGKQLRWFSPVTGRKLGSLVVRPRTSFYGSDDPLMRADGKSLWLTTNDKRRIDRLRPFAAWRRTRTFTPLSRRLAYSTPDLAEAAGWLYALARPDDEPEDTPWEERNGTLVVAARVNRPGRNRRLTPVHWPAAIPDGERHVMWKDLIAGRNHLYVHGWHRDGTRRTIAVRGDQVLWQREGRSSLAVPVDDQVLLVERGTEHDHLYVIDGETGGLAAGSCGRQ